The Burkholderia pyrrocinia genome includes a region encoding these proteins:
- a CDS encoding DNA-binding protein, with product MTLDEMRQVIRDELESLRASGARRQELSLHACKRLFFDLGIRPSAANVRDLTQTGSASDIPKDIDHFWERIRAASKIRLDGAAIPKAVEEKAGALLGALYEEALKAARDSLDGDREQVRAGVADAEQRLRDATVRQETLEGALARGEARNEQLQARVTELEVQLVSQTTHGSASEATLLTTVARLEKELAAAAGRVDAEQAQNATLRDRIDALQAELQQRTEHYAQQIKDAVAEAERRVKPMLVELDSLRSMASTYQSGLRDVQRKEFDFLQQLSSTKARADRLEEQLRTQSDELERATRDASSLRASRGMNPEIAALIRRLADAGQLDAEAFSAIGTSLDHEISVPAQCPCCDGEPELSQGEEGFEVVCPECEHASGAWPSRFEAIARFAHT from the coding sequence ATGACCCTGGACGAAATGCGCCAAGTCATTCGTGACGAACTGGAATCGCTGCGTGCAAGCGGTGCACGGCGCCAGGAATTGTCGCTGCATGCATGCAAGCGTCTGTTCTTCGATCTCGGCATCCGGCCGTCGGCCGCTAACGTCCGCGATCTCACCCAAACCGGCAGCGCCAGCGACATCCCGAAAGACATCGACCATTTCTGGGAGCGCATCCGCGCCGCCTCCAAGATCCGACTCGACGGTGCCGCGATCCCGAAGGCCGTCGAGGAAAAGGCCGGTGCGTTACTCGGCGCACTCTATGAAGAAGCGTTGAAAGCGGCGCGCGACAGTCTCGACGGCGACCGTGAGCAGGTTCGCGCCGGCGTTGCCGACGCCGAGCAGCGGTTGCGCGACGCAACCGTCCGCCAGGAAACGCTCGAAGGCGCGCTCGCCCGCGGCGAAGCAAGAAACGAGCAATTGCAGGCTCGTGTGACCGAACTCGAGGTTCAGCTCGTGTCGCAGACGACGCACGGTTCGGCCAGCGAAGCGACGTTGCTCACCACAGTCGCCCGATTGGAAAAGGAACTGGCCGCGGCGGCTGGCCGCGTCGACGCCGAGCAGGCGCAGAACGCCACGCTGCGCGACCGCATCGATGCATTGCAAGCCGAATTGCAGCAGCGCACCGAACACTATGCGCAGCAAATCAAGGACGCGGTGGCCGAAGCAGAACGCCGCGTCAAGCCGATGCTGGTCGAGCTGGACTCGTTGCGCAGCATGGCGTCGACCTACCAGAGCGGTTTGCGCGATGTCCAGCGCAAGGAATTCGATTTCCTGCAGCAACTGAGCTCGACCAAGGCACGCGCCGACCGGCTCGAAGAACAATTGCGCACCCAGAGCGATGAACTGGAACGTGCGACGCGCGACGCGAGCTCGTTGCGCGCGAGCCGCGGGATGAATCCGGAAATCGCCGCGCTGATCCGGCGCCTGGCCGATGCCGGGCAACTGGATGCGGAAGCGTTTTCCGCAATCGGTACCTCGCTGGATCACGAAATTTCGGTGCCGGCTCAGTGCCCGTGTTGCGATGGCGAGCCGGAGCTGTCACAGGGTGAAGAGGGTTTCGAAGTGGTGTGCCCCGAGTGCGAGCACGCTTCGGGCGCATGGCCGTCCCGATTCGAAGCCATCGCGCGTTTTGCGCATACCTGA
- a CDS encoding replication initiation protein yields the protein MATTKRAKKTDVDVVSASSAELRKAVEAIAIQPKSGKITLLTRKLFNVLLAVAQQADDSGDTYRALLSDIVANSAFDSNDTALVKEHLRRMVSVQVEWSTGTSSQKPGRKWGISTLIADAEILEDPATRRVWVEFSFAPKIKKKLLDPVQYARLSLQFQSQLRSSAGLALYEICVRYLTNPSHLTMREPWEWWRPILSGTPDTEAGDEAKREYKYFKRDYLRPAIAEVNAVTNIFVELIEHREGRRVAEIQFRVTERKQPMLALDEHPNVFDSTLVDRMVKLGIPLKEAQTLYADSEENRIRAALQMTEQRLRSTTLPPVRSAPALFKDALKKGYAPPVESVDALPAGTPSARVAAAQPDDLKARLLSEFAAFRRKEAKVLYEEQGDAEREVARESFESEALPTMGSHLRDDWRKRGLDSKLAETTFFDWLAQKTWGEPTDGDLLSFTLNQSRAV from the coding sequence ATGGCCACGACGAAGCGCGCCAAGAAAACCGATGTGGATGTGGTGAGTGCCAGCTCAGCCGAATTGCGCAAGGCCGTCGAGGCGATCGCGATTCAGCCGAAGAGCGGCAAGATCACGCTCCTGACCCGCAAGCTGTTCAACGTCCTGCTGGCCGTGGCGCAGCAGGCCGACGACTCGGGCGATACGTATCGCGCGCTGCTGTCGGATATCGTCGCAAACTCCGCCTTCGATTCGAACGACACTGCGCTGGTGAAGGAACACCTGCGCCGCATGGTGTCGGTGCAGGTCGAATGGAGCACGGGGACGTCGAGCCAGAAGCCGGGCCGCAAGTGGGGGATCTCGACGCTGATCGCCGACGCGGAAATTCTCGAAGATCCGGCGACCCGCCGCGTGTGGGTCGAATTCTCGTTCGCGCCGAAGATCAAGAAGAAGCTGCTCGACCCGGTCCAGTATGCGCGCCTGAGCCTGCAGTTCCAGAGCCAGTTGCGCAGCAGCGCAGGTCTCGCGCTGTACGAAATCTGCGTGCGCTATCTGACCAATCCGAGCCACCTGACGATGCGCGAGCCGTGGGAATGGTGGCGGCCGATCCTGTCGGGCACGCCCGACACGGAAGCCGGCGACGAGGCGAAGCGCGAGTACAAGTACTTCAAGCGCGACTATCTGCGTCCCGCGATCGCGGAAGTCAACGCGGTCACCAATATCTTCGTCGAACTGATCGAGCATCGTGAAGGGCGCCGGGTCGCGGAGATCCAGTTCCGCGTGACCGAGCGCAAGCAGCCGATGCTCGCGCTCGACGAACACCCGAACGTGTTCGACAGTACGCTGGTCGACCGGATGGTGAAGCTCGGGATCCCGCTGAAGGAAGCGCAGACGCTCTATGCGGACAGCGAGGAGAACCGCATTCGTGCCGCGCTGCAGATGACCGAGCAGCGGTTGCGCAGCACGACGCTGCCGCCGGTGCGCAGCGCGCCGGCGTTGTTCAAGGATGCGCTGAAGAAGGGTTATGCGCCGCCGGTCGAGTCGGTCGACGCGCTGCCTGCCGGCACGCCGTCCGCGAGGGTCGCTGCGGCCCAGCCGGACGATCTGAAGGCGCGTCTGCTGAGCGAATTCGCAGCGTTCCGCCGCAAGGAAGCGAAGGTGCTGTACGAAGAGCAGGGCGACGCCGAGCGCGAGGTGGCGCGCGAGTCGTTCGAATCGGAGGCGCTGCCGACGATGGGCTCGCATCTGCGCGACGACTGGCGCAAGCGCGGCCTCGATTCCAAGCTGGCCGAGACGACCTTTTTCGACTGGCTGGCCCAGAAGACCTGGGGCGAGCCGACGGACGGCGACCTGCTGTCGTTCACGCTGAACCAGTCGCGGGCCGTTTGA
- a CDS encoding ParB/RepB/Spo0J family partition protein gives MKPSQFAKGFQARPDITTSEKRTALDRLNAIDGIVKSETPTPAPTKSAKKDIAPPPAPELTLDPSIDESPQYRAWRLENRYAPGQVIELSLKAIKHSPFNPRHFYLKSSIAELAVNLAKQGQQQAIHVIPDYDNPGTYFVSDGGRRVRALKEANKELVKSIVIDVPIGIQSYKLGYDLNVQRDSQTVFDNAVVWRRFLDDQHFQSQKELSEHLGLDESTVAVALSIGKLPEAIMQEMVARPDRFGSNMAYQVGRYHNARGTEATLRLINKIVSDDLSTRQVSDIVKGRVAAQETPKAAGRQRYAQRLEIKLGGKSVGDLKSYGEDRIELRLRGLPKDKRDAILEQLERMLLSE, from the coding sequence ATGAAACCTTCCCAATTTGCAAAAGGATTCCAAGCGCGCCCGGATATCACGACGAGCGAGAAGCGCACGGCGCTCGATCGGCTCAATGCGATTGACGGCATCGTCAAATCCGAGACGCCCACCCCGGCTCCGACCAAATCCGCGAAGAAAGACATCGCGCCGCCGCCCGCTCCGGAACTCACGCTCGATCCGTCGATCGACGAATCGCCGCAATATCGCGCGTGGCGCCTCGAGAACCGCTATGCGCCGGGGCAGGTGATCGAGCTGTCGCTGAAGGCGATCAAGCATAGCCCGTTCAACCCGCGGCACTTCTATCTGAAGTCGTCGATTGCCGAACTCGCGGTCAACCTCGCGAAGCAAGGGCAACAGCAGGCGATCCACGTGATTCCGGATTACGACAACCCGGGCACGTATTTCGTCAGCGATGGCGGCCGCCGCGTGCGGGCGCTGAAGGAAGCGAACAAGGAATTGGTCAAGTCGATCGTGATCGACGTGCCGATCGGCATCCAGAGCTACAAGCTCGGCTACGATCTCAACGTCCAGCGCGATTCGCAGACGGTGTTCGACAATGCCGTCGTGTGGCGCCGCTTCCTCGACGACCAGCATTTCCAGAGCCAGAAGGAGCTCTCCGAGCACCTCGGTCTCGACGAGTCGACGGTGGCCGTCGCGCTGTCGATCGGCAAGTTGCCGGAAGCCATCATGCAGGAAATGGTCGCGCGCCCCGATCGCTTCGGCTCGAACATGGCGTATCAGGTCGGCCGCTATCACAATGCGCGCGGCACCGAGGCCACGCTGCGGCTGATCAACAAGATCGTGTCGGACGATCTCAGCACGCGCCAGGTGTCGGACATCGTCAAGGGGCGCGTCGCTGCGCAGGAGACGCCGAAAGCCGCGGGCCGTCAGCGCTATGCGCAGCGTCTCGAGATCAAGCTTGGCGGCAAGTCGGTCGGCGACCTGAAGTCGTATGGCGAAGACCGCATCGAATTGCGCCTGCGCGGCCTCCCGAAGGACAAGCGCGACGCGATCCTCGAGCAGCTCGAGCGGATGCTGTTGTCGGAGTGA
- the parA gene encoding ParA family partition ATPase, whose protein sequence is MAAEIIAVTQQKGGVGKSTIAMHLGAAFHEKGKRVLVIDADRQNTLVHWSSASGDSDTGIPFPVVNLAEADGQIHREIKKFINDYDIIVVDCPPSITEKVSGVVLLAASIAVIPTSSSPADYWSSVGLVKLIQQAQAMNEDLRAVFLLNKTEEKRMLTRELKRALEELGFPLLKTQIPTREAYKQAMALGQTVLQMNDRGGKLAAAEIRACADEIVAMLP, encoded by the coding sequence TTGGCCGCGGAAATCATTGCAGTCACTCAACAAAAAGGTGGTGTCGGCAAAAGCACGATTGCCATGCACCTCGGCGCCGCGTTCCATGAAAAAGGGAAGCGCGTCCTCGTCATCGACGCAGACCGTCAAAACACGCTGGTTCACTGGTCGAGCGCATCCGGCGACAGCGACACCGGCATTCCGTTTCCGGTCGTCAACCTTGCCGAAGCCGACGGCCAGATCCATCGCGAGATCAAGAAGTTCATCAACGACTACGACATCATCGTCGTGGACTGCCCGCCGTCGATCACCGAGAAGGTATCGGGCGTCGTCCTGCTGGCCGCATCGATTGCCGTGATCCCGACTTCGTCGTCGCCGGCCGATTACTGGTCGAGCGTCGGGCTGGTCAAGCTGATCCAGCAGGCTCAGGCCATGAACGAAGACCTCCGCGCCGTCTTCCTGCTGAACAAGACCGAAGAGAAGCGCATGCTGACCCGCGAGCTCAAGCGCGCGCTCGAGGAGCTCGGCTTCCCGTTGCTGAAAACGCAGATCCCGACCCGGGAAGCGTACAAGCAGGCGATGGCGCTCGGTCAGACCGTGCTGCAGATGAACGATCGCGGCGGCAAGCTGGCCGCTGCGGAGATTCGCGCATGTGCCGACGAAATCGTCGCCATGCTGCCCTGA
- the arsC gene encoding arsenate reductase (glutaredoxin) (This arsenate reductase requires both glutathione and glutaredoxin to convert arsenate to arsenite, after which the efflux transporter formed by ArsA and ArsB can extrude the arsenite from the cell, providing resistance.) has protein sequence MITIYHNPRCSKSRETLALVESLNTAGSPLNVVEYLKTPPTVEELETLHRQLGRPIRDMLRDGEEPYKTLDLARANLTDAEAYEAIAAHPVLLQRPIVVYRGKAAIGRPPELVQALFE, from the coding sequence ATGATCACGATCTATCACAACCCCCGATGCTCGAAGTCGCGCGAGACACTTGCGTTGGTCGAGTCGCTGAATACTGCCGGCTCGCCGCTGAATGTCGTCGAGTACCTGAAGACGCCGCCGACGGTCGAGGAACTGGAAACGCTGCATCGGCAGCTCGGCCGCCCAATTCGTGACATGCTGCGCGACGGCGAGGAGCCGTACAAGACGCTGGATCTGGCCCGTGCGAATCTGACCGATGCGGAAGCCTACGAGGCGATTGCCGCTCATCCGGTTCTGCTGCAGCGCCCCATCGTCGTTTATCGCGGCAAGGCGGCTATCGGTCGACCGCCCGAATTGGTGCAAGCGTTGTTCGAATAA
- a CDS encoding zf-HC2 domain-containing protein, with the protein MLPGKCTDVTRLLSDALDRRLTLHERLQVRVHLPACSGCRAYRGQIALLRTAAKAAAGRGPGDDNASSGEG; encoded by the coding sequence ATGCTGCCGGGGAAATGTACTGATGTGACGCGACTGCTGTCGGATGCGCTCGACAGGCGTCTGACACTGCACGAGCGGCTGCAGGTGCGCGTGCACCTGCCGGCCTGCAGCGGATGCAGGGCCTATCGCGGGCAGATCGCGCTGCTGCGGACGGCCGCGAAAGCGGCGGCGGGGCGGGGACCGGGCGATGACAACGCTTCGTCCGGGGAGGGCTAG
- a CDS encoding RNA polymerase factor sigma-70 yields MPSAYDDPAYLAQLRRDLLRFARLQLRDADAAEDAVQEALAAAWSHAGDFGGRSAHKTWVFGILRNKLIDVLRARQRTVSLSALDAELDGESVLDRELFKENGHWAAHAKPRPWPQPETLLQQQQFWMLFQTCLDHLPEQIGRVFMMREFLDVEIADICSELTLTTNHCSVLLYRARTRLRTCLSEKGLTTEDAAGEMY; encoded by the coding sequence ATGCCGTCCGCATACGACGACCCCGCCTATCTCGCGCAACTGCGGCGCGACCTGCTGCGCTTCGCGCGGCTCCAGCTCCGCGATGCCGACGCGGCCGAAGATGCCGTGCAGGAGGCACTGGCCGCGGCGTGGTCGCACGCGGGCGATTTCGGCGGGCGATCGGCCCACAAGACCTGGGTGTTCGGCATCCTGCGCAACAAGCTGATCGACGTGTTGCGCGCGCGGCAGCGGACGGTGAGCCTGTCCGCGCTCGACGCCGAGCTCGACGGTGAATCCGTGCTCGATCGCGAACTGTTCAAGGAAAACGGACACTGGGCCGCGCATGCGAAGCCGCGACCATGGCCGCAACCCGAAACGCTGTTGCAGCAGCAGCAGTTCTGGATGCTGTTCCAGACCTGCCTCGACCACCTTCCGGAGCAGATCGGACGCGTATTCATGATGCGCGAATTCCTCGATGTCGAGATTGCGGACATCTGCAGCGAATTGACGCTGACGACGAATCATTGCAGCGTGTTGCTGTATCGGGCGCGCACACGCCTGCGAACCTGCCTGAGCGAAAAAGGACTGACGACCGAAGATGCTGCCGGGGAAATGTACTGA